One part of the Amaranthus tricolor cultivar Red isolate AtriRed21 chromosome 16, ASM2621246v1, whole genome shotgun sequence genome encodes these proteins:
- the LOC130803243 gene encoding protein WVD2-like 6, whose amino-acid sequence NIVVFVLLFWNFLYLPRNCKSSLPISSEIEFVNGTLIPQLMMDADTDIHSGKVGIADQNGVQYDHYVSRDDDIAVEVNGSPDSTLVGVGPDCESNGNGIVNPSNLEDVHVGNSVSPASEEVEATETNATKEPQPPNSRLKGKSEKPSNVKNAMATSIKKNATNKEVKATTNGTVSNNARAKQPIVKARSFNDRPATNSNLNKATKPVSATSNPQKAKPLKSETASVHSEGTVDKPKLKPLKKEPTSKTERNEESVESPTTADEKIHRVGKLPSYDFSFRCHERAEKRREFYTKLEEKIHAQEVEKSTLQAKSKENQEAEIKMFRKSLNFKATPMPSFYQEPAPAKELKKIPTTRPRSPKLGRKKNLSSVEGEEDADQIHRPGRLSLDEKVVTHPILSKGPSPVSSKRPQRKSLPRLPSEKTRLSKTAQSQDTPINGSLPIARVEQEGLSSNPESAPIARVEDEGSLSNPGYTAPIVHAEEEVPTSDPCEDGPVIEDQPKPTIDQEVF is encoded by the exons AATATTGTAGTTTTTGTCCTTTTGTTTTGGAATTTTCTTTATCTACCCAGAAACTGTAAATCTTCACTACCCATTTCTTCTGAGATCGAGTTTGTTAATGGCACTTTAATTCCCCAG CTAATGATGGATGCTGATACTGATATTCACTCCGGTAAGGTCGGCATTGCCGATCAAAATGGTGTTCAATATGATCACTATGTCTCCAGGGATGACGACATTGCGGTGGAAGTTAATGGAAGCCCAGACAGCACATTGGTGGGTGTAGGTCCTGATTGTGAATCAAACGGCAATGGAATCGTTAATCCTTCCAATTTAGAAGATGTGCATGTGGGAAACAGTGTTTCTCCAGCATCTGAG GAAGTCGAAGCAACAGAAACTAATGCAACAAAGGAGCCACAGCCACCAAATAGCCGATTGAAGGGGAAAAGTGAGAAGCCTTCGAATGTTAAAAACGCTATGGCAACATCCATTAAGAAGAATGCTACTAATAAAGAAGTAAAGGCTACTACGAATGGTACCGTGTCTAATAATGCACGTGCTAAACAGCCTATTGTAAAGGCTAGATCTTTTAACGACCGTCCTGCTACAAATAGTAATCTGAACAAGGCCACAAAACCAGTATCAGCTACCAGTAACCCTCAAAAAGCCAAG CCGCTGAAAAGTGAAACGGCGTCTGTGCACTCTGAAGGAACTGT GGACAAGCCCAAATTGAAGCCTTTGAAGAAAGAACCCACTTCCAAAACCGAAAGAAATGAAGAATCTGTCGA AAGCCCCACTACAGCTGATGAGAAGATCCACAGAGTGGGGAAACTTCCATCGTATGATTTCAGCTTTAGGTGTCATGAGCGGGCTGAGAAGAGAAGAGAG TTTTACACAAAACTCGAGGAAAAGATTCATGCACAAGAAGTGGAGAAAAGTACCCTGCAAGCAAAGTCCAAG GAAAATCAAGAGGCGGAAATTAAGATGTTTCGAAagagtttaaattttaaagcaACACCAATGCCTAGCTTTTACCAGGAACCTGCACCTGCTAAAGAGCTAAAGAAG ATACCGACTACACGTCCGAGATCGCCTAAGCTTGGAAGAAAGAAGAACTTATCTTCAGTGGAAGGTGAAGAAGATGCCGACCAAATCCATCGACCCGGACGTTTAAGTCTGGATGAAAAAGTTGTCACACATCCAATCCTCAGCAAAGGGCCTTCACCCGTTTCATCAAAGCGGCCTCAGAGAAAGTCCCTTCCTAGACTGCCCTCCGAGAAGACACGCCTATCAAAAACTGCTCAATCGCAGGATACCCCAATCAACGGGTCTCTTCCAATAGCGCGAGTCGAGCAAGAGGGTCTTTCCTCAAACCCAGAATCCGCACCTATTGCTCGTGTTGAGGACGAAGGATCTCTCTCTAATCCAGGTTACACTGCTCCTATTGTTCATGCCGAGGAGGAAGTCCCAACATCTGATCCATGTGAAGACGGTCCTGTTATCGAAGATCAACCCAAGCCCACAATCGACCAAGAGGTGTTTTAA